AACTTTTCTTGCTATAGGGTCAAACAACTTGTAGCCAAACTCATCACCACCATAACCAAGAAAGATACATTGTCGTGTCTTTGAATCAAGCTTTGACCTTTCATCTTGAGGAATATGAACAAAGGCCTTGCACCCAAAAACCTTCAGGTGGTCATATGAGACGTCCTTGTCACACCAGACCCTGTTAGGAACATCTCCCTACAAAGGATAACTTGGTGAGAGATTAATAAGATAAACTGCAGTCATCAAAGCCTCACGCCAGAAGTGTTTGCGTAGCTTTGCACTTGACAACAAGCATCTAACTTTCTCCACAATTGTCCTGTTCATCCTCTCGGCAAGACCATTCAGTTGTGGTGTCTTCGAGGGAGTAAATTGATGCCTAATACCTTGCTGCTTGCAATATGCATCAAATGGCCCAATGTACTCTCCTCCATTATCAGTGCGGATGCACTTGATCTTCTTCTCAGTTTCTCTCTCAACCGAGGCTTGGAATTGCTTGAATACACCTAGTACTTGATCTTTGGTCCTCAAAGTGAAGGCCCAAACTTTCTTGGAAAAGTCATCAATAAAAGTCACAAAGTACTTAGCACCACCAAGAGATCTTACCGACATTTTGCAGACATCGGAATGTATCAAGTCCAGCTTCTCGGGCTTCTTGTGAGGAGGTAGAGTCTTGAAGGCAACTCGGTGTTGCTTCCCTGCTAGACAATCTGAACATTTCTTGATGTGAACTCCTTTCACACCCTTCAACAATTTTTTCTTCACTAGCACTGTCATCCCCTTCTCACTCATGTGCCCAAGTCTCTTGTGCCATAAAGCACAATGATCATCCTTCTCTAGTGCATTGACAGAAGCACTAAAGAGCTTAGCATGAACATGATACAAAACTGAGACCATTTTACCTCTTGCAACAATCATGTTGCCTTTGGTGAGCTTGTACTGCCCTTTTCCAAAACTGCTCAAGTAATCATCTCCATCAAGCAAACCAACTGAAATAATGTTGAGACGAAGTGCCTCAACATGCCTCACAGATTTGAGGACTAACCTTGTACCATTTGCGGTCTCCAAATGCACATATCCTTTTCCAATGATAGCTGCTCTATCATTGTTCCCCATCTTCACAACACCAAAATCACCTGATATATAGTTTGTGAAGAGCTCTCTACGAGATGTAGCATGAATGGTAGCACCGCTGTCCGGTATCCAAATCATCTTGTCACCATCCACAAGGTTGACGGTTTCATCAGAAATAACAATGATCCTCTCCTCAACAGTGGAACCAAATCTGCCCTCATTTTCTTCatgcataacaagcatgatgtcCTCTTCTACTGCAGTAACTCGGTTGCCCTCTGTGTCACTATCACTGTCAACTTGCTTCTGATcttgtttcttctttttctttttatctttCTTCCACTTGTCACATTGCCACTTAATGTGGCCCTTATGATGGCAGTGATGGCACTCATAATCAGCATACTTACTTTTTGATTTGCTCCTACCTCTTTCTGCCCCTTTACCTGGACCTCTGCTCTTGCTTCTCCCCCTGGACTGAGTGACTAGCACCTCTGAATGTGAGGAAAAAGTGGCTTCAGCCACCTTTCTGGACTCTTCATTTAGTACCCTGGTTTTCACAAGATTCCAAGTGACAACTCCATTAGGTGCTAAATTGCAAACCGTGACCTTAAAGGTCTCCCAGCTGTCCGGTAATGAGCCTAGTAGCAGCAAAGCTCTCACTTCATCTTCAAATGTTATTCCCATTGAAGAAAGCTGATTTATAATGCCTTGGAATGTATTCACATGATCTGCAATTAGAGTGCCCTCTTTGTACctcaagcacatcaattgtttgatCAAGAACATCTTGTTTGTTCCTTCTTTTCGGGCAAACAACTCTTCCAATTTCTTCCATAAGGTGTGTGCATGTGTCTCATCAATGATATGGTTCAAAACATTGTCATCGACCCATTGCCGAATGAACCCACAAGCTTGGCGATGAAGTACCTTCCATTGACCTTCCTCAATGCCCTCCGGCATCTCAGTGGAGAACACTGGCTTCCAGTATTCTTTCACATACAACAAGTCCTCCATCTTGCCCTTCCATGCTTGATAATTTGTACCATTCAAAGATATCATCCTGCTAGTATTCACTTCCATCTTTCACCACAAGAAACTCAGCAATTTGCACAAGcaaaccaaggctctgataccactttgttGGGGCTGGACAGCAACAATGCGCTGCACAAATTCACCGACACGGCAAATATGCACACTACACAGCCCCCTTCACTTGTGATAAACTTTGAGGACAACCTCAACCAACAAGTAAGCAGCGGAATAACACAAACAACATGCACAAGTGACACAAGATTTAACATGGAAAAACCTCCTCAACTTGAGGAGTAAAAAACCACGGCTGTGGACCGACTGGTCCACACAacttcactatgagaatgatgagtACAAAGTCTTCTCTAGAACCTCTAGAGAGATTTACAACACACTCTCCATGTTGCCAACCGGCAATAGCAACAACAGCCACAAGAGGCAAGATTTCAGCAAAGCAGAGTTTACACAGCTTCTGTACCCTTCAGTGTTTTGCAAACTGCTCTTAACCGCTGAACCAAACAGCACCAAATTTGGCAGACAAGTAGACACACGAGTTCCTGAgatcccctccaaatttcagctcaatcggacATCGTTTGCCTACCCAAATTGTTCGTCTCCCAAAACTACTCTATTCTGAAACTGCAGCAGTCAGAGCTGACAAAACCACTCTCAAATCTGATGCTCCACTGACCCAATCCTCAAACTAGCTAACCAAATCGAAGTACTCAAAGTAAGGAACGAGCTCACCAAGTTTGGGGTCGATCCAAGCACGTTTGAGCCTCCAATCACCAGCTTGAACACTGTCTAGTCAGATGCAACAAATCTGGACAgaacctctgcttcttcttcttcctctctctcaggttgtgttttctcttgtgtgctctctctctctcactctcacgaATGGCAGCCACCCCCAGCAAGGGgtggagtggctagggttttcTTCTTGCTTCACTTCCCTTGGAAGCGCTCTCAACCGTTGGATGCAGCGAAGATCAACGGCTGACATGTGTTGGACTTATGGGCTGATGTTGGGCTGCCAACACACCTCCATGTGGAGGGACTTAGCCCAACACTCCGCCCCCCAgagctcccctctcttccttcccttttCTCACCCCTGGGACAATGGAGTGCTGCTGCAGCACATGGCACCGCTTGGCTACGACTGGTGCTGCCATGAATGATGGAAGCTTCGACGCGCGACCACCGTCTGCCATGGCCGTCggagctactgctgttgcaatgagGATCATCTGCGGCTCTGCGCATGGTCTTCGGAGCTTCGTTTTAAGCGGCGTGCGTGGCTCCCTGAGCTGCAATGAAGTGTGCGGCGGCTGCGACAGTGACCGCGGAGCGTTGCTGACGTGGGGCGTCGCAACTCCGGCAATATGGATTTGAAGCTGTTGGGAGCACGCCGGTGTTGAAATGGAGCACCGCCAGGCCGCCGGAAGCATAGCCGGGGTTGCAATGGAGCTTCGCTGGAGTTGCAATGGAGTTTCTCCGGACGCCATCGGTGCTGCGTTGGAGCTCCATCGGAGCTGCAATGGAGCTTCGTCGGAGGTCGTCGGTGCTACGTTGAAGCTCCACCACCTGCAATGGAGCTTTGTCGGACGCCATTGGTGCTCCAGTCGATCTATGGTCGCGCTTGTACTATGTTGCAGTGGAGCTTTGTCGAGGAAAGCAGCGCTGCATTGAAGCTGGTAGCGCTGCTGCCGTAGCGTGCTGCATCAGAGGACCACCAGCGCGCTGATCCGACGGTTGTCCAGGCAGATGATTTCACCAGAAAATCATCCGGGTGATTTGTAGCAGCCACCTATAAAATGTTGTAACTTTTCCTAAATGTAATGTAGGTAGACACTTTTAGTGTATTTGTTCACGGGGATTACGCGGGAGATTATGGGTGCTCCACGCCCCTAAACAAATACTTATATAAAAAAAATCTAGAATTTAAGGATATCAACAGTGGGTGTCCAATCTACTCCTGTATGAAGTTTCGTGAAAAATTACCAAGGAACATATCAGTGGTGAAGGAAATACAGTCCGACTAAAATCCATCCAAACAAGGTATCTCCAAATCCTTTTTTTTCTCTAACTTCTCGGTATTCTTTTGAACTTAATGTTCATataggggggtggagtaccccggCGCTACAAATCCTCTTCCATTTGTTCACTCATTGCAGTGCGTATGTAGCCTATACTGAAATACCCAAAAACGTCTTAAAAGTAGTGAACGGAGGAAGTAGTTTAAACAAAATCCCATTCGTTTCAAGGACCGGGTGTCGAATAGACCGACTGTTAAGAAATTTTATTTCAAACTACCAATTTTAGTGAAAATATGTAATTATAATGTCACTAAAATGAAAGTCTAGTTTAATAACCATGTATGATGCAAGCAACCTAAcaattccataaccacaacacaagcaAACTAGGGTTACAACTTGCAACTCTAACTTCGACTAGGGACCAAATCAACATGAGAATTCAGCAAAAGTTACTGGTAGAAATGCCTGTTGCAGACACTTAATCACGTTCAAAGaatttatacatacatacataccatAACATACTCCTACTTACAGTCTTAAGGAGTGAGGACTTTACAAAATGATGTCCAATAACATCCGAAACCCCGAAATGAATTtcgaggaatcttcatcgtcatgTCCACTAAAATACTAGACATATAACAGTTTGTATATAAACGTTCACGCGAAGCAGCATGACGAATTTTATGGTCCAAGTGTTTTTACTTGTTTACACCATGACCATCATCAGTTCATTGCGCGGCCCTTGGTCTCAAAAGGGAAGAGCATGCAGGCAATTGCAGCAAGGAATAACACCACCTCAAACACAATGATTGCTTCCATCTGATGGCAGCTTCTCAGCATCCCAACGGCTACAAGGGGGCAAATAATTCCACCGACTCTCCCCATGGCGGTCGCGATTCCAACCCCGGTCGAGCGCACCGACGTCGGGTATACCTAGAAGGACAAGAGAATAAGTTAGTTCATAGGAAAACAGAACTCCTTAAGCGAAATATCTACTGACAACTGCTCTACAAGACTGTTTTGGGTAAAATTTGCTGCAACAACTGATGTATCTTTGTCATAACATTCTAAGCGTTCCTAGCTAAGAGCATAAACAAGACCCTAAGACGGGGAATACCACATGCCATAACTTAGTTGGTTTTTTGTCAGGAAAATGGATCAGAATCGTTAGACTTCATTTAGCCGAGTTATCTATGGACCAGGATGTCCGTTTGTTTACATCCTGGGTACATTCTGACTGGACATAGTTAACAGATTTAATTTATGATTTAAATAAGTAGGACAAGTACAACAATGATGGAAGGAGAATCCTTTATCACTGCATTGGATTACCTATAAACCAAAGAAACCTACACGATGCTAGGGTCCTCAAGAAATTTCGAAGCACAAAATTCTGTGGTGAACACCTTGTAAACCCAATAATAAACTCAAAATTAACAAATGCAAATCAATGATACTAAAAAGTGGATGCTCTAGCAAGTAAAATATTCTTGTGACCGTGCTTATATCAGTCGGTTGCTTGCTTCTCTTCTGTCTTAGAGAAGTCCATCGCTTTGCAAGAGCTTGATGTGGAGATCATAGATACAAAAAGCCCTTGCATAGGTCCTGTCTAAAGATACTCCCTTCATGTAATTCAATACATAAAAAAGTCACAATGGTCATAATATGACAGTGTGACAAGAAAACATTACTGAATAATATTAATAAGAAGGATGCAGTAGTATGTTTTATTCGTTTAGGTCTTACTCGCACCAGTTTACTTACATATATCTTCATTATGAAATGTAATGCAgacataaaaaaattcaaatattcaGGAAGCAAAATACCATTTTAAGTACCTAGCCAAATCGATGGATATAATGTTGAAATTGCAACTTATAGGCCTACCAGGCGGTACTTTCAACACATTAAACTCACTATACTGTGATGGTCAAGTCACCAAGAAACACATTTACTGCATGCCATGAGAAAAAGATACGAACCTCTGGGGCATATAAACATACAACTGTGTAGCTACCCATGGCACAAGCACGAGCACCAAATAGAAGGCCAGTTGTCCATAGCTCACTCTGATAAAACACAAGTGGGCCAAGGAAACCACAGCATGTGAAGAGCAAGCACCACATTGTAGCTTTTCGGCCAAACCATTCAACAAGAAGAGCAGATGCAATTAGACCCGGAATCTCTGGTAGAGCAGTAGAATGATGAGTTAGTGACATATTCTACAGCCAGTCAGACTGGATGAAGAAACAGGCTACTGAATGCTACCTGCAAGACTAGTGACAAATGTATCTTTGTAAAGGCTGGCATCTGTTTCACTCTTCACATATTTCAGCCCAGATGCACAGCTTTTATTTGCATTGCTCAGTTGCGCGGTCAGCAAGACTAGTCCATAATAAGCAAAGGAATTTGCGTAGAAAACAAACCAaagtagaagagttgatctacgcaATTTCCGTGACAGCAGACTGCGCAATGCAGCAGCACTACCAGATTTGGGGCTTGTGACATCATCATCTGTGCATTCCTTCTCTCTGAGTGGAAGAAGATGATCTGCCTCAGAGGTAAGAGTACTATGATCAACTTCACCGTCTCGAGGGTATACGAGAACTCCAGGAGGAAGAGTTGCTTGGTTTGTCTCGGCGATTCTCTCCAGGACAAGTGTTGCATCAGATATTCTATTTTGCGCACACAGATAGCGTGGCGATTCAGGTGTAATTCCAAAGAAAGGGAGCAAGAGAAAGCAAGGGATGGCAGTCAATGCTAGCAACCACCTCCAAGTCAATGTTGATACGACAATCTGCAATAGGAACAAAATTTTATAAGACTTCATTACTTGGTCAAAATATAAATATAAATCAGAAAGTATCAGTCCGATACCCATGCAAGTGAAGCCTCCAAGACTGTGCCAATagtccaaaaaaaggaaaaaataatcaTCCAAAAGCCACGATTTTGCGCAGGAACAAACTCCAAAAACCAAGATGAATACACATGGCTGCCACCCAGTCCTACGCCAACGAGAAAGCGAAGAGCCATCAAACATAAATAGTTTGGAGACAAAGCACTTAGGAAACCCATTCCAGTAGTAAACAGAGTTGAAAGCAGTAAACCAGTCCTGAAACAAGAAAAAGTTTTGTTCAGGGATTATATTTGGTACACTGTTGTAAGTTTGCAACTATAAACCTGTCTGCCATGTATAGTATTAAATTATGTTTACAATTCCAAAACACAGTGGACGTGCCAAAGTTGCATAATCGTACATCAGGAATATGAAATTCGAATTCATAACAGAGAGAGTCATAACTTTGTCAAAAATAAAAATTCTTCGAGAAAAGCGAAACACAGAAGTGCTCGTACAAGTAAATCCTTACCTTCGCCCATATTTGTCAGACACATATCCCCAACCACATGCTCCAATTAACATGCCCAAAAACACTACACTTGAGAGTAAACTTTCATCTTGGGCAGAGATTTTCCATTCCTCTCGAATCAGTGGTCCAACAAATGAGAGTAGCATGACCTCCATGGCTTCTGCAACCCAACCCATGCCTGCATAAACAAGAACAAGTCCTTGCAATTTTCCAAATCCCATGGCTGTAAGCGCATCATCCGTGGTGTATGTTTCCATGTTGGTAGTGTGTGCCGGTTCAGCCAAGGAAGGGCCAGTCTGTAGCAAACTTGACGTCAGGAAAATATTTGCTTATTTCACCTCCAGCTGCAAATAGTACGCACAAACAATAAAAATATACTTGAGAAGCCAAAATCATAAGAGGCATGATTTAGTGCATATATTAAGAAATTAAAGGTAGAAAAGATAAATTTGCCCCTAGAGTTTGTTCGTTCATGGTGGATAAACATACATAAATGAATCTACACAATCCAATTCAACAACACAGT
Above is a window of Triticum dicoccoides isolate Atlit2015 ecotype Zavitan chromosome 5B, WEW_v2.0, whole genome shotgun sequence DNA encoding:
- the LOC119311726 gene encoding organic cation/carnitine transporter 7-like isoform X1; the encoded protein is METYTTDDALTAMGFGKLQGLVLVYAGMGWVAEAMEVMLLSFVGPLIREEWKISAQDESLLSSVVFLGMLIGACGWGYVSDKYGRRTGLLLSTLFTTGMGFLSALSPNYLCLMALRFLVGVGLGGSHVYSSWFLEFVPAQNRGFWMIIFSFFWTIGTVLEASLAWIVVSTLTWRWLLALTAIPCFLLLPFFGITPESPRYLCAQNRISDATLVLERIAETNQATLPPGVLVYPRDGEVDHSTLTSEADHLLPLREKECTDDDVTSPKSGSAAALRSLLSRKLRRSTLLLWFVFYANSFAYYGLVLLTAQLSNANKSCASGLKYVKSETDASLYKDTFVTSLAEIPGLIASALLVEWFGRKATMWCLLFTCCGFLGPLVFYQSELWTTGLLFGARACAMGSYTVVCLYAPEVYPTSVRSTGVGIATAMGRVGGIICPLVAVGMLRSCHQMEAIIVFEVVLFLAAIACMLFPFETKGRAMN
- the LOC119311726 gene encoding organic cation/carnitine transporter 7-like isoform X2 — translated: MCLTNMGEGLGGSHVYSSWFLEFVPAQNRGFWMIIFSFFWTIGTVLEASLAWIVVSTLTWRWLLALTAIPCFLLLPFFGITPESPRYLCAQNRISDATLVLERIAETNQATLPPGVLVYPRDGEVDHSTLTSEADHLLPLREKECTDDDVTSPKSGSAAALRSLLSRKLRRSTLLLWFVFYANSFAYYGLVLLTAQLSNANKSCASGLKYVKSETDASLYKDTFVTSLAEIPGLIASALLVEWFGRKATMWCLLFTCCGFLGPLVFYQSELWTTGLLFGARACAMGSYTVVCLYAPEVYPTSVRSTGVGIATAMGRVGGIICPLVAVGMLRSCHQMEAIIVFEVVLFLAAIACMLFPFETKGRAMN